One genomic region from Rhizomicrobium palustre encodes:
- a CDS encoding chloride channel protein — protein MFASFRKALLARAFNPHHQRLLLLHSVKWRQRLTFLIGGLAVGLTAVGLALGSDAAQAIFRSQIAKWPYLPLIVTPLGFVLALFLTLRFFPNCQGSGIPQAIAARASTDWEHRSTLVGLRPAIGKVFLTLFGLLVGASTGREGPTVQVGASTMFLAGYLSPQRQSGLILAGSAAGVAAAFNTPLAGIVFAIEEMSRSFEMRTSGLIIAAVIIAGLTAQALMGNYTYFGYTVASLPIGTAWIAVPVCAVVGDLAGGGFSWLLVSGVGCLPVRWRSWISAHPVLFAGLCGFGLALCGLASGSAVYGTGYDQAKMVLHHSGTLSLLYAPLKLIATALSSLSGIPGGIFSPSLSIGAGIGADVAHFFHHAAPGPIVLLGMVAYFTGVVRAPITGFVIVSEMTGDHGMLVPLMTTALLANLVAGAINRDGVYHLLAARFHQKSTAE, from the coding sequence ATGTTCGCTTCCTTCCGCAAGGCCCTTCTGGCGCGCGCATTTAACCCTCATCATCAGCGCCTTCTGCTGCTGCATTCCGTAAAATGGCGGCAGCGCCTGACTTTCCTTATTGGAGGCCTAGCGGTTGGCCTGACCGCTGTCGGGCTCGCACTCGGCTCCGATGCCGCGCAAGCCATTTTTCGCAGCCAAATTGCCAAATGGCCCTATCTGCCGCTCATCGTTACACCGCTGGGCTTTGTGCTCGCGCTTTTTCTGACGTTGCGCTTTTTTCCAAATTGCCAAGGCTCAGGCATTCCGCAGGCCATTGCCGCGCGCGCCTCGACGGATTGGGAACATCGCAGCACGCTGGTCGGGCTGCGGCCCGCGATTGGCAAGGTCTTTCTCACCCTCTTCGGCCTTCTCGTGGGCGCCTCCACCGGCCGCGAAGGCCCCACGGTGCAAGTTGGCGCCTCAACGATGTTCTTGGCGGGATATTTATCGCCGCAGCGCCAATCGGGGCTCATTCTGGCGGGTTCGGCGGCAGGCGTGGCGGCCGCCTTCAACACACCGCTCGCCGGGATCGTCTTTGCTATTGAAGAGATGAGCCGCAGTTTTGAAATGCGCACCAGCGGTCTCATCATCGCGGCGGTGATTATCGCCGGTCTCACCGCGCAAGCCTTGATGGGCAACTACACCTATTTCGGCTACACAGTTGCGTCCTTGCCGATTGGCACAGCCTGGATCGCCGTTCCTGTTTGCGCGGTGGTGGGAGACCTAGCGGGCGGCGGCTTTAGCTGGCTTCTGGTTTCAGGGGTGGGATGCTTGCCGGTGCGTTGGCGGAGCTGGATATCCGCCCATCCGGTTTTGTTCGCCGGGCTTTGCGGTTTCGGTTTGGCCCTGTGCGGTTTGGCCAGCGGCAGTGCCGTGTATGGCACCGGCTATGACCAAGCCAAAATGGTGCTGCATCATAGCGGCACGCTTTCGCTGCTCTACGCGCCGCTGAAACTCATTGCCACGGCGCTATCCTCGCTGAGCGGCATTCCCGGCGGCATCTTCTCGCCCTCCTTGTCCATTGGTGCTGGAATCGGGGCCGATGTCGCGCATTTTTTTCACCACGCCGCGCCCGGCCCGATCGTGCTTTTAGGCATGGTCGCCTATTTCACCGGTGTGGTCCGCGCGCCCATTACCGGCTTTGTCATCGTGTCGGAAATGACCGGCGACCACGGCATGCTGGTGCCGCTGATGACAACCGCGCTGCTGGCCAATCTTGTGGCTGGCGCGATCAATCGCGATGGCGTCTATCACCTGCTCGCAGCCCGGTTTCATCAGAAGAGCACTGCGGAATAG
- a CDS encoding TetR family transcriptional regulator yields the protein MQDTSKPTKRAAERIRETAEELFYREGIRAVGVDEIVSRAGVTKPSLYRTYPSKDELAADYLRHHGAERLKAFDALFADGKDARASLRKWLFGIQTRASTPEYRGCGNSNAVVEYPHPDHPARQAALEVKRQFRERYRNVAKKLGAKNPAMLADMLILLIEGAHLSGQLFGAEAPARHLVAAADALIDAHIPHPQKAKGA from the coding sequence GTGCAGGACACCTCCAAGCCGACCAAGCGGGCGGCAGAGCGTATCCGGGAGACGGCCGAAGAGCTGTTTTACCGCGAAGGCATCCGCGCCGTGGGTGTGGACGAGATCGTCAGCCGCGCGGGCGTCACCAAGCCGAGCCTCTATCGCACCTACCCTTCTAAAGACGAACTCGCGGCCGATTATCTGCGCCATCACGGGGCGGAAAGGCTGAAAGCCTTCGACGCGCTGTTTGCGGATGGCAAAGACGCGCGCGCCAGTTTGCGCAAATGGCTTTTCGGTATCCAGACACGCGCCTCCACGCCGGAATATCGCGGCTGCGGCAATTCCAATGCGGTGGTGGAGTATCCCCATCCCGATCACCCCGCGCGCCAAGCCGCGCTGGAGGTCAAACGCCAGTTCCGCGAGCGCTATCGCAACGTGGCCAAAAAGCTGGGCGCGAAAAATCCCGCCATGCTCGCTGATATGCTGATCCTACTCATTGAAGGGGCGCATCTTTCCGGCCAGTTGTTTGGCGCAGAAGCCCCTGCCCGCCATCTGGTGGCCGCAGCGGACGCCTTGATCGACGCACACATCCCCCATCCCCAAAAAGCAAAAGGCGCGTGA
- a CDS encoding efflux RND transporter permease subunit: MNAIVRIALERPYTFVVMALLILIIGPLAALRTPTDIFPSIGVPVIGVAFQYTGLSPEEMSGRIITPYERVLTTTVNDIEHTESTSLPGIGIVKIYFQPNVDIRTATAQVTSISQTVLKQMPAGITPPLILNYNASTVPILQLASSGLPEQKVLDLTQNFMRPVLTTVPGAAIPYSYGGRVRQVQVDLDPQALQAKGLSAQDVGNALAAQNQIIPSGTVKIGALQYTVKLNNAAQTIDDLNNLPMKAVNGTVVYLRDVGQVRDGSPPQQSLVHVNGQRAVLTTVLKTGSASTLDVVQGIKNALPKVLESLPDAFKVTALNDQSLFVTAAISGVVREGLIAALLTSLMILLFLGSWRSTVIIATSIPLAILAALAALSAAGETLNIMTLGGLALAIGILVDDATVTIENINWHLERGKAVRQSILDGAQQIVTPAFVSLLCICIVFVPMFMLTGISGYLFVPMAEAVIFAMIASFILSRTLVPTMAMYLLRPHIGEQHAARGHKPGMLARFQQGFTARFDRVREGYRNLLAMAMAHRALFVGGFMAVVVLSFALIPFLGSNFFPSVDSGQITIHARPPVGTRLEESAAIFGRIEKTIRATIPPKELDTIVDNLGLPTSSINTIYNNSGLIGYQDGDIYISLKDGHKATPDYVRKLRESLPAAFPGVTFSFLPADIVSQILNFGTPAPIDIQISGPKLEANQKYALAFLKKLRQIRGVADARMQQAMDNPQLRVDVDRSRIAGFGLTERDVTNSLTTSLAGSSQVAPTFWLDPKSGVSYPIVAQMPEFELDTLAGLSNVPITGTSGGLQVLGGLAHISRETSAAVVTHYNVRPTVDLYAAVQDRDLGGVAADVRRVMAEMAPQVPKGATVTLRGQAATMDTAFTSLYFGILAALVLIYLLIVVNFQSWLDPFVIITALPAALAGIVWMLFATGTTLSVPALTGAIMCMGVGTANSILVVSFARECLAETGNAAIAAVEAGITRFRPVLMTALAMIIGMAPMALGLGEGGEQNAPLGRAVIGGLIFATFATLIFVPVVFAMVHGRKSHAPASESSATGEAYA, translated from the coding sequence ATGAACGCCATTGTCCGTATCGCGCTGGAACGGCCCTACACCTTTGTGGTGATGGCGCTTCTGATCCTGATCATCGGGCCTTTGGCGGCGCTTCGTACCCCGACCGATATTTTCCCCAGTATCGGTGTGCCGGTGATCGGCGTGGCCTTCCAATATACCGGCCTTTCGCCCGAAGAGATGTCGGGGCGCATCATCACGCCCTATGAGCGTGTGCTGACCACCACCGTCAACGATATCGAGCATACCGAGAGCACCTCGCTACCGGGTATCGGCATCGTGAAAATCTATTTCCAGCCCAATGTGGATATCCGCACCGCTACCGCGCAGGTGACCTCGATTTCGCAAACGGTGCTGAAGCAAATGCCTGCGGGCATCACCCCGCCGCTGATCCTCAATTATAATGCCTCGACGGTGCCGATTTTGCAGCTCGCCAGCTCCGGCTTGCCGGAACAAAAAGTGCTGGACCTGACGCAGAACTTCATGCGGCCGGTGCTGACCACGGTGCCGGGCGCGGCCATTCCGTATTCTTATGGCGGGCGCGTGCGCCAGGTGCAGGTCGATCTCGATCCCCAGGCCCTGCAGGCCAAAGGCCTTTCCGCACAGGATGTCGGCAATGCGCTCGCGGCGCAGAACCAGATCATTCCCTCGGGCACGGTGAAGATTGGCGCGCTGCAATATACGGTGAAGCTCAACAACGCCGCCCAGACGATTGACGATCTCAACAATCTGCCCATGAAAGCGGTGAATGGCACGGTGGTGTACTTGCGCGATGTGGGGCAGGTGCGTGATGGCTCGCCACCGCAGCAGAGCTTGGTGCATGTCAACGGCCAGCGCGCCGTGCTGACTACGGTGCTCAAGACGGGCTCCGCCTCCACCCTGGATGTGGTGCAAGGCATCAAGAACGCTTTGCCCAAAGTGCTCGAAAGCCTGCCGGATGCCTTCAAGGTGACGGCGCTGAACGATCAGTCGCTGTTCGTGACGGCGGCGATCTCGGGCGTGGTGCGCGAAGGCCTGATCGCGGCACTGCTCACCAGCTTGATGATTTTGCTGTTTCTGGGGAGCTGGCGCTCCACCGTCATTATCGCGACCTCCATTCCTCTCGCCATTCTGGCGGCCTTGGCGGCGCTTTCCGCGGCGGGCGAAACCCTCAACATCATGACTTTGGGCGGCTTGGCGCTTGCCATCGGTATTCTGGTCGATGACGCCACCGTGACCATCGAGAACATCAATTGGCATCTGGAGCGGGGCAAGGCGGTGCGCCAGTCCATCCTCGATGGGGCGCAGCAGATCGTGACACCGGCTTTCGTGTCGCTGCTCTGTATTTGCATCGTGTTTGTGCCGATGTTCATGCTGACGGGCATTTCCGGTTATCTCTTTGTGCCGATGGCCGAGGCGGTGATCTTCGCCATGATCGCCTCCTTTATCCTCTCGCGGACCTTGGTGCCGACCATGGCGATGTATCTGCTCCGCCCCCATATCGGCGAGCAGCATGCCGCGCGCGGGCATAAACCCGGAATGTTGGCTCGCTTTCAGCAAGGCTTCACGGCGCGGTTTGATCGCGTACGTGAGGGCTATCGCAATCTTCTCGCCATGGCGATGGCGCATCGCGCGCTGTTCGTGGGCGGCTTCATGGCCGTGGTGGTGCTGTCATTCGCGCTGATCCCGTTCCTAGGCTCGAACTTCTTCCCGTCGGTGGATTCCGGTCAGATCACCATCCATGCTCGCCCGCCGGTCGGCACGCGGCTGGAGGAATCCGCCGCCATTTTCGGTCGCATTGAAAAGACGATCCGCGCCACCATCCCGCCGAAAGAGCTCGATACCATTGTCGATAATCTCGGCCTGCCGACCAGTTCGATCAACACGATCTATAACAACTCCGGTTTGATCGGCTATCAGGATGGCGACATCTATATCAGCCTGAAGGATGGCCATAAGGCGACGCCGGATTATGTGCGCAAGCTGCGCGAGAGCTTGCCTGCGGCCTTTCCGGGCGTGACCTTTTCCTTCCTTCCTGCGGATATCGTAAGCCAGATCCTGAATTTTGGCACGCCTGCGCCGATCGACATTCAGATCAGCGGCCCCAAGCTCGAAGCCAATCAGAAATACGCGCTCGCCTTCCTGAAGAAGCTGCGCCAGATCCGCGGTGTCGCCGATGCCCGTATGCAGCAGGCGATGGATAACCCCCAACTCCGTGTCGATGTCGACCGCTCGCGGATTGCTGGTTTCGGCCTCACCGAACGCGACGTCACCAACAGCCTGACCACGTCGCTGGCAGGCTCGTCGCAGGTCGCGCCGACCTTCTGGCTCGATCCCAAGAGTGGGGTGTCTTATCCCATCGTGGCGCAGATGCCGGAATTTGAGCTGGATACGCTCGCCGGGCTCTCCAATGTCCCGATCACAGGCACGTCCGGTGGCCTGCAGGTGTTGGGTGGCCTCGCCCATATCAGCCGCGAGACCTCCGCCGCCGTCGTCACCCATTATAATGTGCGCCCCACCGTCGATCTTTATGCGGCGGTGCAGGATCGCGATCTGGGCGGGGTGGCCGCGGATGTGCGCCGGGTGATGGCTGAAATGGCGCCGCAAGTGCCAAAGGGGGCAACCGTCACCTTGCGTGGACAGGCCGCCACCATGGATACCGCCTTCACCAGCCTCTATTTCGGCATTCTGGCGGCGCTGGTGCTGATTTACCTCCTGATCGTGGTCAACTTCCAATCCTGGCTTGATCCCTTCGTCATTATCACCGCGCTGCCTGCGGCTTTGGCGGGGATCGTCTGGATGCTGTTTGCGACCGGCACCACGCTCTCGGTGCCCGCGCTCACCGGCGCCATCATGTGCATGGGCGTAGGTACGGCGAATTCGATCCTGGTGGTCAGTTTCGCGCGTGAGTGTCTGGCCGAGACCGGCAATGCCGCCATCGCGGCGGTGGAGGCGGGGATCACCCGTTTCCGCCCGGTGTTGATGACGGCGCTGGCCATGATCATCGGCATGGCACCGATGGCGCTGGGCCTCGGCGAGGGCGGCGAGCAGAACGCGCCCCTGGGCCGGGCCGTTATTGGTGGTCTGATCTTCGCGACCTTCGCGACCCTGATCTTCGTGCCGGTGGTGTTCGCCATGGTGCATGGCAGGAAATCCCATGCCCCCGCGTCGGAAAGCTCAGCTACGGGAGAGGCCTATGCCTGA